From the genome of Cololabis saira isolate AMF1-May2022 chromosome 4, fColSai1.1, whole genome shotgun sequence:
atgcatttcgggggtttgaccccccaaaATGTTTTCGCCGCAGGAAGCGTCGcccaccctacatttcagtctgcccaccttagtgggcctCACTAAATCCGGCCCTGCCGTGCGAGTCATGCAGTATATCGCTGCAGGCTGCCTGATCAAACACGTGCACAAAGCAGCACATTTAGAGATGGAATGAGAGGTGGTGTGCTTTAAAGATTGGGCAGCAAACATTGCATAAACAAACATTTCAATAATTTCAGCTAGTTCatgattacaaataaaaaagaactCAAGACCTAAAAATGCTATTTAAACATACGTAAAAGAGAATTAAACAATCTTTTATTGTTCCTTCCTGAGGAAATAAAATGGTCCAATGGCCGGGAGTCATAAACTTACTTGCTCATAGAACTCGTTGATGATCCCCTCTGTCCACTGCAGGTGCAGCTCCTTACACTTCAGTGGCCCGTTAACATCTGCTAGCTTGATACACATCTGGCACACCAGCAATCGGTCATTCTCGTTGCTCCAGTCAATATCACACAGTCCTTCGTCACCAACCTGGCATGAAAGAGGGAATGATTTTCTTTGATATGATCTGAAGAAGACACTAATCAGGAACATAAAGAGATATGAATATGTACCTTTGCATTAAACTCTGCCAGAAAGTCAAAGTGTTTTTTGAGGTCAGTGGCAAGGATAGCTTCAATAACAAGGAAGCGGAAGCGCTTAAACTCCACGTGTTCAAGGTTAACCAGGAAGTTGTACTCGGGTCGGGACATGAAGAGGTTCCAGGCCGACGCTGCGTGATGGTTCTCCAAGACTGACCTGTCGTTGTACAGGAGAGCCTGCAGCGGGGAAGGGCACGTTGAATGAAACATGCAACAATGCACTTCACAGGCCTTATTTATCACATCATGTAAATAATACAAGCTGGGATCacaaatctaaaaaaatacaattctcACGGCATGCAATACGTCAACACGCGGATCAAAGCATGTCAAGTTAGAACCCTGCTTGTGTTAAAAATGTCATTGTAGTTTCCTTTGCTGTTAGTTGTTATTTGAAGTACTTAGTGTACTATGCTGTGTTATCTAAGATACATCAGCATTATTATTTTGTCATTACTTATTTTTCTGTGCTCGAACCAACAGGACATGCTGTCAGGTAGTTGACAAAAACAATGTTCAAATAAACTGCAACCAGAACAATGGATAATGCAGTAGAGAGCAAAGTCCAAAATAAACTGAGCCAAAATGAAAAATTACGCGTGACTTGGACTTGGACTCCTAGATCTTTATATTTAGTCAAAAACTGTGTGTGCATGAGACAGTTGTCCTTCTTTTCTCAAACAAAGAATGCCTGTGCTGCAATGAGTCATCTCATCCACACAGACTGTGCCATGCATCcagcgtgaaacctttacaagTTGTTTGTCTGGAGTCGGAGGAATTTCCGTTGAATCTGTGCTTGTATGTTGCATAGACTGCAGCCAATTAACTTAGTTATCTTTCACTGCTACCTTCATGAAAGTCCATCACCAGAACCCCTTCTCATCCAGGGGCCACCACATTCATTTACCTGGGGTGCACTGGTGGCGACCAGAAAGGCGTTGGTTCTTCCAGGGTGGTCATAGTCATGCATGGCGGCCGCTACGTACAAGGCCATGAGCTCCAGGCCGGGTATAAGACCAGCCAGAGAACCATAGTCCTCCTCCATCGCAGAGTTCATCCTGGACACCAGGAAGCCTGTGGCTCTTGGTGTAATGCCGTTTGCTGAGTCTATGAACAGATAGGAAAACCTCCACTGTTATCaggctactttatttctgttGGACTTTTTAGGTTCTTCATTCTTTCACTCATCAGTATGTCACCTGGAACTAAGTAACAACAGGAGAGACaagaacacatttaaaaataaaaggaactATTTCACTCAACTATTCGTTTCAGGATAGTGTGCTAATATGGGGTTTTTTGTAGTAGCCTACTGTTAAAAAAACTGTAGATTTTTATTCAATCCTAGAGTGATCATTTTGGGTCAAGGATCTCTCTTTATCTTGGAAGAGAATTTTTACGTGTTCTTTTAAAATGCACTTTTCAACCTCATAAATGGACTCCTGCTAGCCTGTGATACTGTACAGTATTTTACCAGAGTTAACTTGAAATTTTTGTCCCTTGAGGCATATGCCACGATGAACAAAACATGAGATTCAGATACAAGTGAATATGAAGAAAAGGGCAGAATCTTGAGGTATTTACTGTATCAGAGAAGCTGCGTACCAGTGTGTATACCGTTGTCAGTCAGCAGGGTGGGCAGACCTGGCACAGGCTGAGTGGTAAGGTACCACACGGCATGCAGCACATCAGTAGCATGGATCCGGTTGTGATCTGAGGAAAATCACAAAGTGCTAACTCACATCAGTATGAGCAGTCAGACTGCAATGATGAATATCCAGCAGCAcagcagctttaaaaaaaatctcagtaGTCAAATCAACTTGTTATGCTAAAACACAAGCAATCACATGTTAAACTGGCTATTAATATTGATCACTTACTTTGCAAAgaaatgtatacttttattttggaagaatgATTCCCCTCCATCTTATAAGACTTTTGTAGATCAActcacagcatttctaccattagaaaaactaaccttggaaaaatataatcgtgaccatctttttcaagaattttggttcccattattctcTGGTTTAGAGAACTCCATTGTCCGCTGAatgctgttttattgctgtcatttactttatgtatcttatgtatctgtaggtatttGAGTTTATAGTTATTGTTATTTACTGATGTTACtttccatatttttattcactcctttttttccagtttatctattttatttatttatttttgtgctttttttttgtgattgtcAAATCACACTGTGTGACGCATTAGTAGGTaaatcttgaattaaaaatCCCTTTGAAAACATGCTGGCTAGAAATAAATTGAGCAatgtgcatgtatatatatacatatacatatatatatatatatatatatatatatacatatatatgtgtgtgtgtataaataaaATGGCAAAAACAATTGTACTGCAgtttacaatttaaaaacaaaacaacaaaaaactaggATCACAATGCTTAAGAGCAGTAAGAGCCAATTCATACAGAACACTTGAAGGGTGAACTGGAGAAAGGTAAAGAGGAGAAAAGTAAAACATAAATCAATACATAGAAATCAAAAGAGGAAAAGATTAGAAGCAATTTTCGTGATACTTCCCTGCTCAAGTAAAAAGGTTTAAACAAGTATAACATTGTAGCTATTAGAATTTAGGTTATATAGGTCATATAAGAGAGATTTATTCTTTCATAAGGATACCAGAAATTAAATACTTCGTAATTTCACAGGCATTTCTGGAGCCATTTTAGAATGTCTTTCCAAATTGAGTAATAGcatgtatactgtatatcagATCACTTCAGAGTGGACAGGGTCAGCACACCGGTCCATCAGGGGTCTACTATGAGCCCGGTTTTGTTCTTCACGAAGCCGCTCCTCGACAGACTATTAAGCAGTTCCACAGCCTGTCTTGCCACATTCATGCTGATAATATCTAGCTGTGCTGTTCCTTTAAAgcagaaacacattttctcatGGGGACATATTTTCGCGGAGTGGACAAAACAGCACATTTTGgacaatttaattaaaatatgGGCTTAGTTTAGCTACCAAGTCCttcaagcatttaaaaaaaaattctctcaCAGATGAAGGCTGGGTTAATTTCACAAACTTGTAAGATAGAATTAGCAAACTACTCCTGCTATTTCAGACAGGGTCTGGTTTGGTGGCCAGAGGATTTCAACTCTGCTCTTTGCAGATGTTGgggtcctgttggcttcattaaACCACGATTCTCAGCTGCTTTTGGAGCAGTTTGTAGATGAGTGAGAAGTGGTGGGGATAAGAGTCAGCACCTCTAAATCTGAGACCGTGGTTTTGAGTCAGAGAAGTGTGGAATGTCCTGTCCGTGTTGGGAGTGAGGTGCTGCCTAAAGTGGATGAGTTTAAGTATTtagggtcttgttcacaagtgaagGACGAATGGAACAGGAGATGGCTGATCggtgcagcatctgcagtaaTGTGGATCCTGTGCTGATTTGTTGTGGTTAAGGGGGCAGCTAAGGGGGCAGCTTTCTGTTTACCAGTCGTACCAACtatctttttgttcttttcacATTAGTGACATGTTTGTGCCACGTTAGATGTTTGGTAGAATAATATCTTCCTACTCTTTTTGAACACATCAATACTCACTTGACTTCTCGAACATTCTGCCAGTAAACTGATCATTACGATAAATCATGAGTAAAGTCACAGCATTCTGACTATGTCTCTTCTTTTCTCAGCATTCATTCCAAACAGGGTTCTGCTACCAATCTTTAAACTACACAAAatgtgtgaagaaaaaaaagaagaaaaaaaccaacagCAATGAGCAGGAACTCTCTGTAATTTGGTCACATTAGGTATGGTTCATTTAAATTCATGGTACATGCCATTCAAACAAGCacagaaaaaaatctaatcaaacaTGTAGAAACTGCTCTGTTTCCCTCCCTCAGGATTCCAGATATGATCAACACATTTTGAGAGCTACTCGCTCAgttaagtaaagaaaaaaaccgTGGGCCAGAAAAACAGGGAGCTGCTTTCATGTTTTCTGGTCATGCTCAATGTTCACAAATTATAGGATGAATTTTAATGCCCTGCTCAAAGGAAGTACTCCAGTATTCCCAGAGATCCAAAACAAACCCTCAATGTTCACTCAAAGAAGGCTTTGAGGGATGAGCTAAAAAATGAATGCCCTTCCGATCTGAGCAGTGTATCCCAGTGCCGTGTATTTGGTCGTTGAAACTAGATCCCCTTCAGACAACATTTGGGTATACAACATCCCAAAGAGATGGAGTATTCCAAAGTAAGGCTCTACGAGTTATAATTGGAAAGCAGTGAAGCTTTGTAACAGCAATATTGAAGCAATTGTCATGCTATAATACAACATGCTCTGGAGCTGCTTGcaaaccatctgttcaaactTTATAATTTCTCTTAAACGCATCTCTGAAGTATCTTGTAGTGATTGCATTTGCTTGCTACCATAGATAGCAAAATatgttaaatcaatgttgaattatggtcaaaaaTTTTGGTTGATTCGATGATTGATGGTGGATCAACTGTAAATTAATCATCCAATTCTAATGCCAATgtgtaatcaatgttgaatcaacgtATTTGTTTGTCGCGGACCAGGCTTCAACATGGCTTCAAcatggattcaatgtttctgcctaaccatatttcaacattgattcactcatattttgctatcAGGGTATGTAAGTAAATTTTGAATGCAATTAAAATGGGGCTTGTGTCAAGAAAAACTGCTCAATTAAAGATTTTACATCTTTGTATATACTTTTAAAGAAAAGATGTCTAATCATTTTCACCCTGGAAACTGGATTCAATAGTGTTACAATAATGCTCATATAGAGTTCAGCTTTTACACAGCTTCATATCATGAACAATACATCCACCTTGTGGCAGCTGCAAGTAAAgtctacatgcacacacacataatcagACTGTCTACTCACAAGGTATATCCCTGTATCCATTCTCCAAAGCATGGAAGTAGTTCATGAACTCTTTAACAGGAATCTTGAAGGTCTCAAACAGACCTGTGTCCTCAAAGAGCCTATAAGAAACCTGGGACATAAAGACAGAATTGGTCATGAGAATCAGTGTGGACGTTTCCAGCCATGTTACCAAAACACAATAAGAGAATGCAATGACTTGCCAGTGATTTAGACCACACATCTGACGGTGGTAATGAGAAAGGCAACATGTCAAAACTATAGACTGATTAAAAAATTGTGGAATgcctcaaaaagaaaaaaaaaagacagtaaacAAACACAAAGACTCACAAATTATAGTTTTTTTGGCCTAACATGGTTTTATAATGAGCATCACAGAGAGTCTGTCAGAAGGAAAGATAAACATCAATTGGGACAGTTCATTAGTTCAACTATTAAAAAATACTCTTCGCTCATAGCCAACTTTAAATGTTGTTGCCCATTCCCCCATCACATAAATGTTTTTACAGTCTGCACGTTTGTTTCTTTCTCTCCACAGTCAAGCACCAATGAACTCGATTGATCCACATGAGGGCCCGATCTTCTGCtgagcaaggcaaggcaagtttatttgtatagcacaattcaacacaaggtaattcaaattactttacatcaacattaaaagagagacaagacacaattaatcagtaaataacaaataaaatgaaataaaatgataagaagagaggtaaaataataaaacgcaGCTTACAGGGCAGCCTACTCTACCTGCAGACTTACAGGCATCCCCAGGATAAAAGAATGACATTTCCCAGTGCAACATTTGCAAAGAATAATGACACAAAATATTGTAAAAAGTTTAAATAGATTTATTGCTGTGAAGTCCAGTCTTTCAGCGTGGAAAGTCTGTAGAAACCTATTGTATGATCTCAGGCGTGGGTGTGTAAGCCACTGTTAATTGCCAGAAGCTGCAGTCACAAATGCTGGTCACTTTcccacaaaaagaaaagaaaagaaaagaaaggcacAACAACTAGAGGCAAGGCTGCCTTCACCATGCCTAATTTGTTTCAGATGAACTGAGGCAGAAAGCTGTCGTGTTGTCTGATGattcaaattttttattttttctgaaaaATCATGAACACTGTGTCCTTGAAGCCGGCGAGGGCTCATATTGCTTAGGGCACACAGTTCAAAGGCCGTCATTCCTTTCATGAaggaaaatacatttatttcaggTAAGATGTATAGAAATGCAAATACAGAATAACCTACGACTTATTTGTTTTTAGAAAATAACCCTTGGAATAGATCGCAAAACCTCAGTCAAGACGGCTCAGTTAATGTTCTTTTACAACTCCTACATACTTCCTTTTCATATACATCAGACTATTTTGTGAAATCTACTCAGCCGTACATTTCATAGTTGTGACAATATTTATGATATGCAAACCTGCTTTTTTATTCATACTGCTTTTCGGAGACGAATTTATTGTACATTCATTGGAATGGTTTATAGAGCCAAAAGCAGCTCTGCATCATAAAACTGCTAATTACATACTGCAGATGTGGATATGTCTGTCAGTATTCCCTCTTATTCTTTGActatatactactactactgtcatttagcagacacttttatcctaagcgacttacatctgagacacacacaccatggagcaattaggctcaggggcccaaggtggttcatcttggttgccattccagggcttgaacctggtcctccagccctaacccacctctgtagccactagaccgCCACCCCCCTATAGTATATATCTATATGTATTCATAGAGGCATCTAGGCTGCAGTATTTCCTCATCATGAAGAGTTTACCTGGCTGAGGATGCTGCCCGTCTTGCCATGAGTCTTCTCCACAAGACTAAAAACGGGAAAGTTCCAGTTGTTGAGTTGACTCATCAGCAGCTCCAGCCCTGGCATTACCGGGTCCTCTGGGTCTGAGACGGCCTTGTCCTGACAGGCAAAGGatatgtgtttctttttaaacatagattaatcaatcaatctttatgtGTATAgcactttttaaaaaccagGGTTGACAGAAGTGATTCACAACTAAAATCTAATAAAACCATGGACTGAAAAGAGTAGGAGCAAGATGGTGACAGTGGTATTATGAGCCAATTGCcgttctactactactactactactgtcatttagcagatgcttttttccaaagcaacttacatctgggagaacaacacaaggaggaaatcacataggagggtccagcatggataagtgctggtcagactgctgtgagccCAATTGGACACAGGATCTGCCATGCCAGTGCaagaggattttatttatttggttccCTTTGTACCCTACAACAGTCCCGTTATTCAGCAAAACTAGGTCTTAAATTCACTATCATAATGTCATCTtggcataagtgcatgcagctttctcagtgctgGGTCATGCAAAGAGCGGGACAAATCTAACTCatcctgatgagcagagaagttaactaaatgcagaaatgctcctttaagagctgggtctttagcttgctcttaaaagtaggtacggaccctgcagatcggacagatttaggtaggtcgttccaccatcggggaacaatagAGGAATCtagctactgatttcacgccacgttgtggtggaagcaccaggcgtctttcactggttGAGCGGAGCTGTAGAGAGGGAGTGTAGGCAGGAGCCGTTTGGGAAATTGGTAaactgcaactggaagccagtgcagagagattagcagcggagtgacatCATGAGGAATGTCAGAGAAAATCATGTCCATTTCAGAGACAAACTCTTCTATGTTGCCTCCTGGACGGCGGTATATGACCAGAATGTATGCAGTAATGGGTTTAGAGATCTTTACTGCCTGATATTCAAGTGATGAGCAGTTAGCAGTGGGGCACATTGATGTGAAATTCCACTTTTTGGCAATTAAAATGCCTGTACCACCTCCTTATCCAGTAGAGCGAGGTGCTTGAGTGAATTCTGACAGGTGTAAAGTTTTTCTTGGGATTTTAAGGTCACCAAGGGTTTGTTACCGACCGGGTAACCAGTTCCACAGTTTGGGACCAGCGGCTGCAAAAGAGGGATCACTTTTTTCCCTCATCTGTGGAACCTCTAACACCTGTTAGCCTGCTGAATTCAAAGTTCTGCTGGGTTGATGGAAACTCAGAAAATCACATAGATATGAAGGAGCAAGGTCATTCATAGCGCTAGAAACAAACAATTAGATTGATAAAATGGATTCTAAATTCAactgggagccagtgtaaaGCACGCAGGACAGGAGTGACGTGGTCATGTTTCAGAGCACTTGTCAACAGTTGAAGTTGAAAGCAGCGCAGTAAAGTTTGGTTGATACCAGAATAAAGATCATTACAATAATCGAGACGGAAACTAATGAAAGAATGAGCAGCTTTCTCAAGATCACCACTTCTCAGGAATGGCTTGACTTTTGCGAGGAGTCAAAGTTACCAGAAGCTCGTCCTGACAACAGAATTAATCCGTCATATTTTAAACTTTAATCAAAACCCAAACCCAGGTTCTGAGGCAGCAAGAGTTTAATGTTAACTAAACATCTGTGCATGTCTTTCAGACCACTTGATGAACTAGGATTTATTGGCAGATAGATTTTCAGATCATGTGTATACAGATGAAAAGACATGATGATGGGAAATTATCAACCCCAATGGCAGCATGTATGATGAAAAAAGAACAGGGCAGGGTTTACAGAAATGTCAACTCATTCATTAGAAAAAGATCAttctcagttaaaaaaaaaaaaaagcctaccTCTGGCGATGGTAAAAGTGGGTGAAGAACAATGCCTTCTGTCGGATAATCCCTACAACCTTCCCTCACTTCAGGCggcttctttcctccttctccctcctcctcatTTTGTGCAAAGTCACTGCTGTCACTGTGGTTGGTCTCATAGGTGCTGTCGTAGGTGCTGTCATAGTCTGATGAGGCTACTACACGCTCATCTGGAAAGGTATCATGCATGTTAGAAAAatgtacaattttttttatagCCATTTTATCTGATAAGTACTGTGACAAACTAGAAAGCTTTCCAAGTGCAATTTACCTGGAGGGGGTAACCTGTCTCCTTTGCCACCAGATTCTAGCCCATGATGGAGCTGACTGCTTAACAGCCTGCCGCAACTGACACACAGAGAGCAGAAAGAGACTAACACATTCAGAGGACACTCGTTGGTCCATCCTGAtcatttagaccaggggtcggcaacccaaaatgttgaaagagccatattggaccaaaaacacaaaaaacaaatatgtctggagccgcaaaaaataaaaagtcttgtataagccttagaatgaaggcaagacATGCTGCAGGTATCTATATCAGTTATAACTGGGTCtccggctgcaaatgtagcatcAAATGTCTTTCCATATGACTCTTTTTATCGGACAACTACTCGCTATagagcaaacattcaggcaaggaatgcaaatgattcgctccaagaaacgttgaatcctctatggaagagtatcagggccatgcaggagaaaatatatatttgagaggggaagatttttttttaatttgcacttcgagaaaaaaatcgaaatgtcaagaaaaaagccgTAATgtggagaataatgttgaaatacaatttcaagaataaagttgaaatttcgccttttttctctcaacatttcaactttattcacgaaattttgacttttttctcgacattttgacttttttctcgacatttcgacttttttctcatcatttcgacttttttctcatcatttcaactttttattcaaaattgtatttcaacattaatctcgaaatttcaacttttttctcatcatttcgacttttttctcgaaatttcaacttttttctcgacatttcgacttttttctcaacatttaaactttttagtgcacaataaaaaaaaaaatcttcccctctcaaatattttttctcctgcatggccctaatactcttccgtacaaatcttcgttaacagaaatgttgaaatgtaatatttattctacgcAAACcgttaagaatgtttgtgtcatgtttgtcctcctacagaaaccatattaaaacaaaaaatatatttccctcccccatcgatttccattttcaaacatttttgaaaaagctccagggagccactagggcggcgctaaagagccgcatgcggccgATTTAaacacttcctttttttttccaaacaaacaaagcaactTAGCCCAGTTTACCTGTTGCAGTGTGATGGAGGACGCCAGTGAATGGAGGTGGAGCTGGGGGCGCTCTGGCTGTGAGTTAAGGCTCTGTGATGGCTCCTGGGGGCCACAGAGACAGGTATCCGCTCTGTCAGTGGCCCGGCCGGCTCAGGAAGCTGCACTGAACATGTCTTCACTGTAGGGCTGGAGACAGGGGTTCCCTGGACGGGAGGAGATGGGCAAGGGGAGCCCAGAGGTGATATGTTGGAGGGAGGGAGACCTGAAAAAGATGTTTTTCAGCTTTAAATATAGTAGTTTAAACGATGCTTGTTAGTGTGTGTGCAAAGTAAATTGAAGAAAGGACACCTGGTCTGCCCAGTGGTTTGCTGTGGAGGTGGTTGGAAGTAACAGTGGCTGTGCAGGATGCAGACATGGAGCGGCTCTTTGAGATGGTCATCATCAATGCGTTGTTCCATGACTCGCTGCTtgaatacaactgcgtcagattCAGAAATGTCTGAACTCCAATATTGTTTAAGGTAAAGGGGTGAGTGAAATCACCTGTCTGGAGTGTGTTTAACGCTGGCTGAGCGGTCTCTGCGTACGGGGCCCGGCTCAATGGTGGGCAGCCCTGTAGCTGAGGTGGTTGTGGTCCATGTTGATGAAATTCTCCTCAGCAATCCTGGAGGCAAACTCCTCCTTAGACGCTGTAGTGCAgacaagtataaaaaaaaagaccaaaaaacaACTCCTTTGAGGTATCTTTAGAAACATTAAAGGCGATGCACTGTTTGTGGGAAGGTACTGCACTTTAAAgcattttgaaatgaaaaaacaGCAGTGATCTAGTCACGTTGCACACGTTTAGATGAATGTGGAGAAATAAAGGGACAGAATAACCATATACAATGTAACTTTTTGGTTCTGAGAACGAATGGAAATATCTCATACttgttttgtaatgttttataccCCGAGggttcaatatatatatatatttgtatgtgtgtgtgtgtgtgtatgtatgtgtgtttatgAATATATGTGTAAATTAATGTATGTGGAGTTAAAATGATAtgtcacaatatatatatatatatatatatatatatatatatatatatatatatatatatatatatataaataaatatgtatatacacacacatttgtcTACGTATATATTAGTGTTTTTACGTGTGCAATCAGcttttgttttaattatgtAAAGTACTTTGTGTTGCACAggttgtatgaaaggtgctatataaaaaaAGTTTGATTAATTGGCTGAGTCCAAGACAGACATCTTCTTTCACCTCGTTACCACCCAGGTGGGCTCCATATATGATTGTCTTAACAAGATCACTAATGAGATGTGCTTCATCGGCTTGAAATGGAACAATAAATGGCACTGATTTGAGTTTAACAAATTAATGGAGGACCTCATGTGGGGCCTATTTAGCACTCAGAGTAATCCACCATTAAGGCTCACATGGGCAAACACAGATGGGCAATTCATTTAAGGCCAATTAGCAACCTTTGTCTAGCCCCATAAGGCTCCTTTTTTTCAGCCCAATTAGTACTCCCATGGACCCCACGCTCACATGTGACTGGGATGTAGACAGTCCGGTCATTTAAGGATATCATGTCACATCAGCACTGGCACAATACAATATTACTAATCTATAATGATTGATAATGATTAGATGACATATTAAAGACAAGGAAAATGTTAAAATAACCAACCAAATCAAAATAAGAAAATTAGGTTAATAATGATGTGCGATACAGCTGCTGGAAATCTGGAAATGACTTTGCAAAGCATCGGTTTAACAATCTCCTCTGAAACATTTGAAGATTGTTTGAAGCGTTCCTGAAAGCATTTATGTATTATCGATTACTATCGAATTCTGGACCACAGGCAAGAGAAATGCACAGaaaggagatgaggagatgcaTACTTTGATGAGCAAAATTGGCGGTACGAAAGCAACCAAAACTGAAAATGGTGTTCTGATGAACAAGAAAAGTGTGTTTTGAGCGAGCAGACTGTTATCTGAGAGCATGCCTCCGGAGTGGAAGATAGAGGGCAGCAGAGGATCAATTTCCACATACTTCAGAGATCATTCATGtactcagacacacacagaggcaTGAATGTCATCCAAATACAAACATATGGCACACATGTGCACCTCTCTGAGGTTTTTCCGATCAACAGTGAAGTTAAACCTGATCACAAACCTAAAGAGTTCAAAAGAACGACGGGGTGTAACTGAGGTGAGTGACTGGAGAGAAAGAGTTTGTTCAGAAACAGTCGCTGTAaacataaaatctgcttttgctATTGTAAACTGTGATAACTATATCTCA
Proteins encoded in this window:
- the LOC133441707 gene encoding cGMP-inhibited 3',5'-cyclic phosphodiesterase 3A-like isoform X1 translates to MCLLPGLAVVDPLRATWRPYLAYLLGLLGVLLARYADRLLPASGTSGTGCCGSVTGAKEEDIPVFKRRRRSSSTAASEMMAHGQSNCKSHRRTSLPCIPRDQSSGTSVVVDIAVMGEAHGLISDLLADPSLPANTCSSLKAVSNLLSTQIHLQPLHRPRIAADTQPCSDSEDGPEKAERLAIPKRLRRSLPPGLLRRISSTWTTTTSATGLPTIEPGPVRRDRSASVKHTPDSESWNNALMMTISKSRSMSASCTATVTSNHLHSKPLGRPGLPPSNISPLGSPCPSPPVQGTPVSSPTVKTCSVQLPEPAGPLTERIPVSVAPRSHHRALTHSQSAPSSTSIHWRPPSHCNSCGRLLSSQLHHGLESGGKGDRLPPPDERVVASSDYDSTYDSTYETNHSDSSDFAQNEEEGEGGKKPPEVREGCRDYPTEGIVLHPLLPSPEDKAVSDPEDPVMPGLELLMSQLNNWNFPVFSLVEKTHGKTGSILSQVSYRLFEDTGLFETFKIPVKEFMNYFHALENGYRDIPYHNRIHATDVLHAVWYLTTQPVPGLPTLLTDNGIHTDSANGITPRATGFLVSRMNSAMEEDYGSLAGLIPGLELMALYVAAAMHDYDHPGRTNAFLVATSAPQALLYNDRSVLENHHAASAWNLFMSRPEYNFLVNLEHVEFKRFRFLVIEAILATDLKKHFDFLAEFNAKVGDEGLCDIDWSNENDRLLVCQMCIKLADVNGPLKCKELHLQWTEGIINEFYEQGDEEASLGLPISPFMDRSAPQLAKLQESFITHIVGPLCSSYDSASLMPGHWVNPSGGEVEPEMVKEGQEDTEEEDTADEETSTGSDTSQQQETKKARRRKVFCQITRHILENHEMWKRLIAAETPEEAREEKPHCIGNPTDPITAIREEEEEQASKEEEEEEEESADNLDEREEVPAVEEEEILPQSEPSGEKDQEPN
- the LOC133441707 gene encoding cGMP-inhibited 3',5'-cyclic phosphodiesterase 3A-like isoform X2 codes for the protein MMQRRNSASTMRRHQDNAHLKQSSGTSVVVDIAVMGEAHGLISDLLADPSLPANTCSSLKAVSNLLSTQIHLQPLHRPRIAADTQPCSDSEDGPEKAERLAIPKRLRRSLPPGLLRRISSTWTTTTSATGLPTIEPGPVRRDRSASVKHTPDSESWNNALMMTISKSRSMSASCTATVTSNHLHSKPLGRPGLPPSNISPLGSPCPSPPVQGTPVSSPTVKTCSVQLPEPAGPLTERIPVSVAPRSHHRALTHSQSAPSSTSIHWRPPSHCNSCGRLLSSQLHHGLESGGKGDRLPPPDERVVASSDYDSTYDSTYETNHSDSSDFAQNEEEGEGGKKPPEVREGCRDYPTEGIVLHPLLPSPEDKAVSDPEDPVMPGLELLMSQLNNWNFPVFSLVEKTHGKTGSILSQVSYRLFEDTGLFETFKIPVKEFMNYFHALENGYRDIPYHNRIHATDVLHAVWYLTTQPVPGLPTLLTDNGIHTDSANGITPRATGFLVSRMNSAMEEDYGSLAGLIPGLELMALYVAAAMHDYDHPGRTNAFLVATSAPQALLYNDRSVLENHHAASAWNLFMSRPEYNFLVNLEHVEFKRFRFLVIEAILATDLKKHFDFLAEFNAKVGDEGLCDIDWSNENDRLLVCQMCIKLADVNGPLKCKELHLQWTEGIINEFYEQGDEEASLGLPISPFMDRSAPQLAKLQESFITHIVGPLCSSYDSASLMPGHWVNPSGGEVEPEMVKEGQEDTEEEDTADEETSTGSDTSQQQETKKARRRKVFCQITRHILENHEMWKRLIAAETPEEAREEKPHCIGNPTDPITAIREEEEEQASKEEEEEEEESADNLDEREEVPAVEEEEILPQSEPSGEKDQEPN